ATCCACCGTGTCGGAGGATTCGGCAGGTTTATCGGCGACCAGGGAAGCGGATACGTCATTGGCCGCCGCGGCCTTACTCTGGTGGGAAAGGATTTTGACGGACGGGGCGAAAAAACACTCCTTACCTCCTTAATTGCTGAAAATTTCGGCATATCAACCCCCGAAATCCTTATCAGCGAAGTTTATAAGAATAACTTTGACATCGCCAGGGTGGCTCCCTTTGTAATTAAGGCTGCTGAAATGGGTGACGAGGCCTGCCAGAACATTGTTGAAGAGGAAAGCTACGAACTCGTGCTCCATATCCACGCAATGCTGAAGAAAATGCAGCAGGAAGAGCTCGATCTGAGCCTTATCGGCGGAATTGCAAGCTCGGATAACTTCCTCTCAAAACGCTTCCGCAGCCAGGTTGAAAAGAAATTCCCAAAGGTGAATATAAAAAATCCCGACTTCCCCCCTGCAATGGGTGCGGTAATTATGGCAAAAGAAAAGGCCGGAATTTAAGGCTTAAAAACAAGGCTAAAAGCACACGGGATTTAAGAGGAATTTTTTGTTCCGATTGAAAATTTTAACACAGGAGATTTTAATGTCAAAAGAAAAAACAGATTTAGCAGTTGAAAATGAGGCCCCTGCGGCTTCATCTTCTGCCAAAAATGGAAAGTCCGGGTTCAGAAACCCATGGGCATGGGTCCCATCCCTCTATTATGCCGAGGGTATTCCTTATGCAATAGTTATGCTGGTTTCAGTAATTATGTATAAGGATATGGGCATTTCCAATACAGATATAACATTCTATACAGCCTGGCTGAACCTGCCATGGGTAATTAAGCCGCTTTGGAGCCCGTTCCTTGATATGTTCAGGAAAAAACGCTCCTGGATTATTTCCATGCAGTTCTTAATAGGAGTCGGCCTTGCGGGTGTTGCACTTACAATACCCGCCTCTGCATTCTTCCAGTATACAATAATGTTCTTCTTCCTCCTTGCATTCAGCTCTGCTACGCATGACATTGCAGCCGATGGATTCTATATGCTGGGACTCGATAAACATAACCAGGCTCTTTATGCAGGAATAAGAAGCACATTCTACAGAATAGCAATGATTACTGCCCAGGGCATACTGGTTGTTATTGCCGGCACACTGTCCAAAACAATGGGAGTTGCAGGCGCCTGGACAATAGTATTTTACATTGTTACGGCTCTTTTCGGCCTTTTTGCTGTTTATCATTTCTTCATGCTCCCGCGCCCTGCAAGCGACAAGCCTGCCGTAGTTGACGGTTCAGGAAGCGTAATGAAGAACTTCGTTAAGACATTTGCACTTTTCTTCCAGAAAAATAAAATTGTACTTATTCTTGCTTTCCTTCTTACATACAGACTGGGAGAAGCCTTGCTTTTAAGCCTTGTTGCTCCATTCTTAAAAGACCCCCGCGCTTTGGGCGGACTTGGCCTTACAACAGAACAGATCGGTATTGTCTCGGGTACGGTAGGCGTTGCCGGACTTCTTTGCGGAGGGATTATTGGCGGCATCTTTTCAGCACGCGTGGGACTTGGCAAAGCGCTCTGGTGGATGTTTGCCGCAATAAACCTTCCTGCCTGGGTGTATGTTATGCTTTCGTTTACACAGCCTGAAAGTATTTATGCAATATGCGTGGCTGTCGGTTTTGAACAGTTCTGCTACGGCTTCGGTTTTACAGCCTACATGCTTTTCATGATGTATGTTTGCCAGGGCGAGCTTAAAACGTCGCATTACTCCATTGCAACCGGCTTTATGGCACTTAGCATGATGATACCAAGAATGTTTGCAGGCAAGATAGAAGATATGTTGGGTTACCAGACATTCTTTATCATTGCAGCTCTGGCTGTTGTTCCGGCATTCTTAATTACCAGGATGCTCCCTTATGATCCGGATTTCGGAAAGAAAACAGCTGAGGATGCTAAATAATGGATTTCTAAACAGACAGAATTAAAGCAGTCAGACACGCCTTCAAGGGGAATACTCAGTTCTGATTTAATTTTTTTCTTCTTACTGATACGATTTTTTGGGGACCTCTTATGTTTCTCATCCAAAGTGGGAACATAAGAGGCTTTTTTTTAGTTGTTAATGTAAATAGCTTATTTTATTGTGAGTACGTTCGATAATGTGCCTAAGGAGAGTATAAATTGAAGAAAATAACTTTACTTTTGCTGATTTCAGGCCTGACTTTTTCTTTTTCCGTTAAAACAACTTCTTCTGAAAAATCCGCTAAACATATTGCACATAAAACCGAACCTGAAATGTTAAAAAAAACTCCGGAAGCCCTGAGCCCCTATTCCGCATTCGACCTTAAGAGCGCCGATGTCCGCTGGGTTGAAAATAATCTGAACCATATGACGCTTTATGAAAAATGCGCACAGATGGTTATGCCCTGGGTTGAAGCTGAGTTTATGAACGAGGATGACCCGAAATATAAAAGACTAGTCCACCTGGTGCGCGACCTTAAAGTAGGAGGCATCATTTTCTTCGAGGGAGACATAATTAACCAGGTTCTCCTTACAAATAAGCTTCAGAAGCTCTCTGAGGTGCCTCTGCTGGTTTCAGCCGACTATGAAAGAGGCGTCGGCATGAGGCTTAAAGACGCAGTTGAATTCCCTTACAATATGGCTATTGGCGCTGCCGACGATACCACGCTTACTTATATGATGGGTAAGATCGTTGGGCAGGAAACCCGCTCAATAGGCGTTCAGCAGAACTACGCTCCTATGGTTGACATAAATAACCACGCAAAAAATCCCATCATTAACATCAGATCTTATTCAGAGGATAAGGATATAATTGACCGCCATATGCTGGCTTTTATGAGGGGAATGGATGAGGAAAACGTACTTACAACAGCCAAGCATTTCCCGGGACATGGAGCAACAGACCTGGACTCACATAAGGACCTTCCACTTCTTAGCCAGAGCAAAAGCTCATTTGAAAAAAATGACCTCGTGCCTTTTGAAAAGGCAATTACAGCAGGCGTCAAATCCGTTATGGTAGGCCACCTTGAGGTTCCGGCATATGAACCCAAACGGGGGCTTCCGGCAACGCTTTCAAAAAATATTATTACCAATCTCCTTAAAAACCAGCTCGGCTTTCAGGGGCTGGTTATAACAGATGCCATGAATATGCACGGCGTTACAAAGCATTTTAAGACCGGCCCGGCAACTTTGAAGGCTGTCCAGGCAGGAAACGACATCATACTCTTTCCCCCCGACGAGGCAGCCGCAATTTCAGCTATTTATAACGCCGTTGAAACAGGAAAGATTTCAGAAAGCCGTATTGACTACAGCGTGCGTAAAATCCTGGCGGCAAAAAAATGGCTGCACCTGGATAATAACAGGTTTGTTAACATCGATAGCGTCACAAACTTACTGAATAAAAGGTCACACATACGCCTTGCGCAGGACATTGCCGATAAATCCATAACAATGGTTAAAAATGAGGGGAACCTGATTCCCGTGGATCCCTCAAAATACTCCAGCGTGGCATGCATTACGCTAAGCGACGTAAGCGCCCCGGCCCCGTACTATTTTGAGAACCTCGTAAAAGAAAAGTTTAATAACGTTAAACGGGTTTCACTCGGAAAGAAAAGTACCGGACGCGAATTTAACGAAGCCATGGAAGCCGTCAGGACTTCAGACCTGGTGCTGGTGCCGATATTTGTCAAGGTAAGGGCATTTACCGGTTCCGTCGATATGCCCGAAGAAGAAGTTAAACTTGTAAAGGCCCTGTCAGAGATAAATAAACCCGTCATTTTCATGAGCATGGGGAACCCCTACATTCTTTCAAACTTCCCCCAGGCCCCAAATTATCTCTGCAGCTATGGCGAGCCTAAGGTCTCTCAGCTTGCAATGCTGAAGGCTCTGACGGGTGATATAGATATTACGGGAAGACTGCCGATTTCAATTCCTAATACACCATACAAGGTGGGTGACGGCCTCAGCTATGAAAGGCCCCTGCTTAAAGACATTTCCGCTGAGGCCGATACGGCATTTGACTTTTCAGGCGTTGATTCTGTAGTGAAGGAAGGGCTTGCTGACAGTGTATTCCCGGGCGCCGTAGTCTATGTCGGCTACAAAGGAAAAGTAATCTATAAAAAACCTTTCGGGAATTATACCTATGGCCCCGGTGCGCAGCCGATGACAACCAGTGCCATGTTCGACCTGGCTTCGGTCTCTAAGGTTATTGGCACCACAACAGCAGCCATGATTTTGTATGACGAGGGCAGGCTTTCTCTGGATAAAAAAGTAGCCGACTACCTCCCTGAGTTCGCAAACCACGGCAAGGAGGATATTACCGTCAGAAATCTCCTGCTTCATAACGCAGGTTTTCCGGCAGACAAGCCTTTTTATAAAATGTATAAAACCCACGACGAGGTTGCCCGTGACATTATGAATACCGCCCTGGAATACCCCACAGGCACAAAATTCCTCTACAGCGACCTCAGCATGATCACGCTTCAGCTGGTTATTGAGAAAATCTCAGGCATGCCTTTAGACCAGTTCCTGAAGAAAAGAGTCTTTGAGCCTTTGGGTATGACACACACTATGTATAACCCTCCCAAGAACCTCAGGAGCCTGTGCGTACCTACTGAGGTGGATAATTACTGGAGGATGGATACGGTAAGAGGAACCGTGCACGATGAAAATGCGGCCGCTATGGGCGGCGTTGCAGGCCACGCAGGGCTCTTTTCAACTGCAGGCGACATTTCCATATTCCTGCAGATGATGCTTAACCAGGGACGCTACGACCACAAGCAGCTAATAAAGCCTTCCACGGTGGAACTCTTTACTTCAAAAATTTCTGGCCAGAGCTCACGCGGGCTCGGCTGGGATACAAAAGCTCCCACGGGTTCTTCAGCCGGAAGCCTCCTGAGCCCCGAGTCTTTCGGACACACAGGTTTTACAGGCACATCCGTCTGGGCCGACAAGAAAAGAGACCTTTTTGTTGTGCTTCTTACAAACAGGGTTTTCCCTACAAGAAAAAACAACAAGATCATTAAATTCCGCCCCAAACTTCACGATGCCGTAGTAAAAGCAATTTCCTATTAATAATTCCCCATTATTAAATGTGGCGGCTATGGAGACAAAATCCATAGCCGCCTTTTTTTATGTCCATTACTGCGGGCTGGCTTAAAAATCGAACTTTCCCCCTTCCAGGAGAGTCTAAACATGTAAATGGCGGTTTAATTTCCTCTATGGTTCAATTAAACCAAAAAATTATTAACTTGGTCTTTATTTTATATTTGTTTCAACAACGTGGAGTCTTGCTTGAATTCTGAACAGGTTATTGAAGTAAAAGGACTTACAAAACAGTTCAGGGAAGTGCGCGCCGTTAATAATCTCGACCTGAATGTGTATAAAGGCGACGTCTTCGGCTTCCTGGGCCCAAACGGAGCAGGCAAAAGCACTACAATCCGAATGCTCATGTCGCTAATAAAACCCACTTCCGGGTCAATTAAAATTTTCGGATTGCCCCTTGAACATCACCGCAGGGAAATCCTAAGGAAAGTTGGCGCAATTGTAGAGAAACCCGACTTTTACCTATATCTTACGGCATACAAAAATCTTGAGCTCCTGGGCAGGATCTCCGGGACCGATACATCTAAAAAAAGAATTATGGAAATGCTGGAACTAGTGGGCCTTGAGAAAAGATTTAACAGCCGCGTTAAAACATTTTCTCATGGAATGAAGCAGCGCCTGGGGCTTGCGCAGGCACTTTTGCACGACCCGGATCTTATCGTTCTGGATGAGCCGACTACAGGACTGGACCCTCAGGGCATGAAGGAAATACGCGACCTTATACTTTACCTCAGCCGTGAAAAAGGGAAAACTGTGTTTCTTTCATCACATATCCTCTCAGAAGTAGAAATCATCGCAACAAGAATGATCATTATAAATAAGGGAACGGCAAAGGTTGAAGGAACGGTTGATGAGCTCCTTAATTCGGGCGTGCTGAAGGTTACTGTTCAGGTTAATGAACCGGCAGGCGCCTTAAGCCTCCTTCAGAGCTCGCGCTGGGCCGGGTACCTTGAAAGCCACGCAAACAGCGATCTCTTCTTTAACCTGCGCAAGGAGGAAATCCCAGAGCTGAATAAATTCCTTGTTGAAGGCAATGTGGCCGTAAACGCTTTAATTCCGATGAGGTCTCTTGAAGACTATTTCCTGGCAATAACGGAGGGGAAAGAATAATGCTTACACTTATCTCGATAGAATTATATAAGATTTTTAAGAAGTGGAGAGCCTATATCGGTTTTATTGCCATTACACTCCTGGCTTCTTTAATTAACGTTGCAATTTATTTAACCGCCGATAACAACCCCAGCTTTGCTCTTAGAAGCCTGGGCGACCAGTTCGTATTTGCCGGCAACCTGTTAAACGGATACGCCATTGCAAACCTCACGCTTCAGGCGCTCTACATACATATCCCCTTCCTCATTGTTCTTGTGGGGGGAGATCTGCTGGCCGGAGAGGCAACAGGCGGAACATACCGAATGCTTGTAACAAGGCCTGTCTCGCGCTTTGAGATCGTTACCTCAAAATTTATTGCGGCTGTTATCTATACCGGACTCCTAATTGTATGGCTGGCGGTAATGACACTTGGACTTGGACTGCTTATTTTCGGCACCGGGCCTCTTGTTGCATTTAAGACAAAAGTGGTAATCTTTGCTGCAAACGACGTCCTCTGGCGTTTTATGGCAGCTTACGCCTTTGCGACTCTGAGCATGACAGTTGTTATTACACTGGCGTTCCTTTTTTCTTCACTCGTTGAAAATGCCATCGGTCCTATTGTTACAACCATGGCCGTTATAATCATTTTCCTGATTATTTCCGTAATCGACATTGATTTATTTGATGCCGTAAAGCCTTATCTCTTTACGAATTATCTTACAGGATGGTCTTACTTTTTTGACGACCCTGTAGACTATCACGCCTTAATGAAAGATGCTGGCGTACTGGCATTACATATAGCCCTGTTCTACGGCGCGGCATTATACATTTTTTCAAAGAAAGACATTTTAAGCTAGGGACAATACATGAAAAAGATAATCCTTCTTTTAGTTATATTTTCGGCAGCTCTTTATGCACAGAAACAGGATCCGAATAAGCTGCTGGAAAGGGTAAAACAAAAATTCACATCGACAGTTAACGACTATGAGGTAAAGGCTCACATTAAAGTTGACGTAAGTTTCCTTAAGGTCCCTGAGATGGATGCTAAAATTTATTTCAAGAAGCCCGACAAGATGAAAATGGATACAGACGGCTTTGCAATGCTGCCAAAGCAGGCATTTAATTTTTCTCCCGCGAATATGATCAAAGGCGACTACAGCGCAATCTACGTTAAGCAGGATAAAATAGGAGGCACGCCGGTAGATGTTATTAAGGTAATACCTAATGATCCAAACAGCGAAATTGTCCTCTCAACGCTCTGGATCGATCCCATGAAGGACGTTATAAGAAAGGTTGAATCGACTCCAAGAAGAGGGGGCTCATTTGAGATAACGTTTAATTATAATGGTAACATGAACTACCCCCTGCCATCTTCAATCCTGTTCAGTTTTGACGTACCCAATCCCCCAAGAGGTTCAGGCGGCCCCGGAAGCCAGCAGAAAGCAAAAGCAAACGGGCCCGTGCGCGGAAACGTGAGCGTCACATATTCAGATTACAAGGTAAATAAGGGTATTCCGGACAGTAAATTTTTAGAAAAAAAGAAAAAATAAATTTTCTTTATGACTTGCCCCGGACCTTGGTCCGGGGTGCTGATATTTATTTGCTCCTCTGCCTCAAGACCTCAAAAAGAAGCACACCTGTGGCAACAGAAACGTTCAGTGACTGTATCTTCCCTTTCATCGGTATCTTGATTAAGAAGTCGCAGCTTTCAGCCGTAAGACGCCTCAGGCCCTTTTCCTCGTTCCCAACTACAAGCGCAAGGGGAAGCTTGTAATCGGTCTCTGAATAATCCTTTGCGCCTTCAAGGTAGGAGCCCATTACCCAGAAGCCCTCTTCCTTTAATGTCTTTAACGCCTGGCTGAGGTTGCTTACCTTGCATATCCTCGCGTGCTCTGTTGCGCCGGCCGAGGTTTTGACCACGGTTTCTGTTACTGTGGCACTATTGTGCTTTGTAACTATTATTCCGTCAACACCTGCACATTCGGCAGAACGTATGATTGCTCCAAGGTTGTGCGGGTCCTGTATGGAATCAAGCACCAGCAGGAAAGGCAGCGGGGATTTTTTTGCCTCACGTATCAGTTCATCAAGCTCAAAATATTTCTGTGAGCTTTTAATTGCAATTACCCCCTGCGTATGCGGGTCCTGCGAAATGGCGCTGAACTTCGCCTGCGGAAGTTCCACAATCTTAATCCCCTTCTGGCGCGCCATTTTCTGTATTTCGTATATGGCAGGACTCTTCTGCCCGAAGAGTACATATATCTGCTCAATTACCTCTCCTGAAGAAAGGGCTTCAAGGACAGGTTTTCTTCCAATAATTAAATTCATTTCTTGTGCCGGGACTTGGGTAAAAATATTATTTAACGCTCGTTTTTTTTGCTAGCTTCGGTTCAGCTTCCTTCTGAGGCGGAGCCCATTTCTTCAAAGCGGGATGATTCCGGAAGAATATAAGTCCCGTCACGCCGCCAATTATAAGCGCAGCTGCAATGAGCTGTGCTTCGGTAAGGCCAAAAAGGTACTTCGGGTTAAGCCTGATAAATTCCACACTGAGGCGTGCCGTTCCGGTAAAGATCAGGTAGAACATAAAAAGTTTGCCGTCGGGCCAGTTCGACTTTTTCCTAAGCTTCCAGAGTATGCCGAAGATGATCATAGCTATGAAAAATTCGTACACGGGTGCCGGATGAAGAGGAGTGTTATCCGGTACAACGCCGCCCGGGTAATGCTTTGCTATTTCCGATCCCCTGAATGCATACGAAGGAGGCACGGTGCCATTTTCATAGTTTGTACCCCATGGCAGGTTTGTAGGAATCCCGTAGTCGCCATCGCCGGCCAGGTGGCAGCCGATTCTGCCTATGCCATATGCAAGTGCAAGTGAAGGCGCAGTGGCGTCAGCTATTACAAGAAATGGAATCTTTTTACGCCTGATTGTAAAAAATATCGCGGCCAGTGCCAGGAGGAATCCGCCGTAGAATGTGAGGCCTCCGGGAGAGAAGAACTCGCCCAGGGGGTTTGCTGCAAATGCATCCCAGTTTTCAAAAACATAGAAAAGCTTGCTTCCGATCAGGCCGAAAATAATTGCATAAAGCGTAATTTCGGTAGCAATGTTCGGATCCATCTTTCTTCTTTCAAGTTCCTTTGTAAGAACATAGCTGGCAATAATAAAAGCGATACCCAGCATTAAACCATAACTATAAACTGTAAAGGGACCTATCTGGAAAAGTCTTGGCATCATAAAAAAAAGTCACTCCTGCGGGAAAGAAAATTCACTTTCATCCACCTCAAAATCACAGAAGAGCCTGTTATTCTTCTTTGGAGGCATGAATTTCTCCACCAGTTTAATCTCTTTCTTGTAAATATTAAAATTGAAAACCGCACTGTTAATGGCGCCGTCCTGCTTAATTACATGCACGGTATATTCGCCTATGAGGTCCTCAAAAAGGCAGTCAGCCTTTGCGCGCGCGATATTCGGCAGATAACTCATATTTGTCTGAAGGCCGAGAATTGTAATTTCAATTTCCCTTTCCTTCCTGTCAATATGGGAATCCACACTAATTTCATATGCAAAGCTTGTAAACTCTGCAATTGTTTCGAGCCTTACCAGGTAGAACAGCTTTCTTAAGGTCTCGTCGTACTTAAAAGCCGGTTTGCAAACGTACTCAATTTTATCTTCTTTTTTCTGCGGAATTGCTGCCTTTGCAGCTTCCGGTCTTTTCTTTCTTGTCTTAGGAATCTTCGGAATATCTTCAGGTTTTTTAAGAGGCATTCTTTACCCCGCAAATTTATTGGCAATATACTCCATATTATCCAATGAAACATTTTCCTGTGTACCGTCAAGCATATTCTTCAGGACGAGTTCGCCCTTATTATATTCCTCGCCGCCAAGTATAATAACATAGCGGGCGTTCATTTTGTTTGCTTCCCTCATCTGCGCTTTAACGCTGCGCTCAAGATAGTCGAATTCGGCCGGGATGCCCTTGCGCCTGAAATAAAGGCCCAGGTCAAATACTTTCGGCAGGAAGCCGTTTTCGAGCCTGACAATATATAAATCTATACTTTCTGCGGGAATATTCAAACTGTTTTCATTTTCGCATGCAAGAAGTATTCTTTCAATTCCGGCGGCAAAACCCACTCCCGGCGTCGGCTTTCCCCCGAGCTGTTCAACAAGCAGGTCATACCTTCCGCCCCCGCAAAGAGCGCTCTGCGAGCCTACGGAGCCGGAGACAATTTCAAAGGTGGTCTTTGTATAGTAATCCAGCCCCCTGACAAGCTTCGGGTCCACTTCAAAAGGCACCCCGGCCTCTGATAAAAGATTTTTTACGCTTTCAAAGTGCTGCAGGCTTTCCTCATCCAGGTAATCAATCAGAAGCGGAGCCTGTTCCATGATCTTCTGGTCGCCTTCTTCCTTGCTGTCGAAGATGCGGAGTATATTTGTCTCAAACCTTTTGCGGCTGTCCTCAGAAAGGCCCTGGACCTTATCCTGGAGGTACTCCCTGAGTTTCATTTTGTAGTTCTCTCTCGACTCCGGAACGCCGAGTGAATTTATCTTCACTAAAATATTCTTAAGCCCGAAAGACTTTAGGATGTCAAAAGCCATTATTATCATCTCGGCATCAAGTGCCGCTGAGGTGCTTCCGATGGCTTCGGCCCCGAACTGGTGGAACTGCCTCAGGCGCCCTGCCTGCGGACGCTCCTGGCGGAACATGGGTGCAATATAATAAAGTTTGTTAAGATTCTGTTTTGCCGCAAGGGAGTGCTCAACAAAGGCTCTTACAACAGAAGCCGTCATCTCGGGCCTCAGTGTCAGGCTTGTACCCCCCTTGTCCAGGAAGGTATACATTTCCTTACTTACAATGTCTGTGGCTTCTCCGATCCCCCTTGAAAAAAGGGCCGTTTCCTCGAATACAGGAGTCCTAACCTCCTTGTAGTTGAAGCCCTGCATCGTCTTATTGATAATGCCTTCTGCAAATTTCCACTTTGAAATGTCTGAGGGGAGGATATCTTTAGTACCGGTAATTGCTTTAATCATATGTGAGTTGTCATTCCTTCATATTAAATGTCAAATTCTCAAAGTAAGATTGTAAGAACTATCTTTCATTGAGAATTTAACAACGTGAACGTTCATATTGTTCTGAAAACTTTTTCCCAGAGAGGGCCTTAGGAAATTTCGAAATACTTGGTTTCCTCTTCCTGGAAAATTGAATAAATCTCATCCGCACTTTTGGCGTTCATAAGGCTTTCCCTGAACTCATCCTTATTCATCATCCTGGAAATACGGCTAAGAAGTTTAATATGAGGTCCTACGAGGTTATCTTTTCCAACCAGAAGGAAAACAAGATGCACAGGCTGTTCGTCGAGCGCGGCAAAATCTATCGGCTTCTTGCTTCTGCCGAAAGCAGCTATGATTTCAGTAATTGAATCTGTCTTAGCGTGAGGAATTGCAAAGCCTTTGCCGACACCGGTTGACATTATTTTCTCTCTTTCGAGGACTGCGGAGCGGACCTTTTCTATATTGCTGACGCGGGGGTCATCCTTGAAAAGATCTATCAGTTCATTAATAATATCTTCCTTTGAGCCGCCTTTTAATTCTGCAACAATTTTATCTGGTTTAATTATGTCACAAATCTTCATCTTTCTTCAGAAAAACCTAAGTTATTAATAAAATATACACCTAATTTACTAATTAAGTAACTGTTTATCAATTTTCCCTGAGCATTTTTCATATATGCTAAAATTGCCCTTTTACCCCCGAAATATGATTTTTTATCCTGTTATTCTGTTCCCGCGAACCCCAGGATCAGGGCCCTTATCCCGCCTTTTTGCGGCATTCTTATTTGCTTGCCAAATGATGTAATAAACAGTAATTTTCATGCATAGTTCTTCATCAAAAAACTAAATGAGGATTTTATGGATATTCAGAACAAAACCGTGCTCGTCCTGGGAGCATGGGGATTAGTAGGTAATGCAGTCACCCGTCAGTTAGTTCCACAAAAGCCCCGGCAGATAATTCTAACATCTCTCAAACAGTCGGAAGCCGAAGATGAAGTCATTAAATTAAGAGAGGAATTCCCCGGTCTTCCACAGGATTATTTTGTGCCGTGGTGGGGAAATATTTTTGTACGAAATGAGTTCAAGGATACCGACAGGTTTGCACTTCTCGCTGATGCCGAAAAGCGCAGAACACTCATTAAAGACGTAATGGAAGAGCTGGACGAAGAGATCTTAAAGAGCTCATCCATTTACCAGCTGGTCTGCAAGTTTAAGCCGGACATCATTGTCGACTGTATTAACTCGGCAACGGGAATAGCTTATCAGGACGTCTATACCACCTACAGAAATATCAAGAAGACCATAGCCGCTCAGCCAACGGTTGAATCGCTGGCCGAGGAAACAGAAAAGCTCCTCTGCACGCTTTACATACCGCAGCTAATCAGGCACGTGCAGATCCTCTACGGTTCAATGCGCGAGGCCAGCACAAAAATTTATATTAAAATAGGCACAAGCGGCACCGGCGGTATGGGCCTGAATATACCTTATACACACAGCGAGGAAAAACCCTCACGCGTTCTTTTAAGCAAATCCTCGGTTGCTGGCGCACATACGCTTCTTCTTTTCTTAATGGGAAGAACACCTGAAGGCCCCATTACAAAGGAAATTAAACCTACGGCTGCAATTGCATGGAAGAAGATCGTGTTCGACGAAATTAAAAAACGCGGACTGCCTATAGACATACTCAACATTCCGCTTGAATCGGCACAGAAGCTTAACGGAAAGCTTAAGCTGAAACTGGACAAACCCTTCGACAAAACAGGCGAGACACTTAAATCGGTCTTTATCGATACGGGTGAAAATGGGACCTTCTCAAGAGGTGAATTTGAAGCCATTACAGGGCAGGGCCAGATGGAATTTGTTACTCCTGAAGAAATTGCCGAAGACGTGATCTATGAGATCAGAGGCGGCAATACGGGACACGATATTATTAATGCCCTCGACAACGCTACACTTGAACCCTCATACAGGGCAGGCTTCCTGCAGCATGCGGCAGTTGAAAAACTGGCGGAGCTTGAAGAGGAGCATAATGTAAACAGCGTGGCATTTGAACTCCTGGGCCCGCCAAGACTTTCAAAACTGCTCTATGAAATCGATCTGCTGCGCCGGGCCGCAGGCACTATGAAGGATACCGCTTCGGAAAAACCTGAGACACTCTCATCCAGGTGCTGCGAACTGATTTCAAAGAATGAAAAGCTCAGAAATGAAATCCTTTCAATCGGCATTGCCATACTCATGCCCGACGGCACATCGCTTCTGAGAGGAAATGAAATGAAAATTCCGCCTTACAGGGGTGAAGATGAGCTTGAAATCAATGAAGACTCAATTAATCATTGGGCAAAAGACGGATGGGTTGATCTAAGAGTATCAAATATGGCCGTATGGCAGTCGAGGCTTAACGCCATAATGGCAGAGGCACAGAGTATTCCTTTGCATGATACGAGTTCAAATCACGTCAGGACCAAATCGTACTGGAATAACTTTGAGAAAATTGACATCGGCA
This DNA window, taken from Ignavibacteria bacterium, encodes the following:
- a CDS encoding serine hydrolase; the encoded protein is MKKITLLLLISGLTFSFSVKTTSSEKSAKHIAHKTEPEMLKKTPEALSPYSAFDLKSADVRWVENNLNHMTLYEKCAQMVMPWVEAEFMNEDDPKYKRLVHLVRDLKVGGIIFFEGDIINQVLLTNKLQKLSEVPLLVSADYERGVGMRLKDAVEFPYNMAIGAADDTTLTYMMGKIVGQETRSIGVQQNYAPMVDINNHAKNPIINIRSYSEDKDIIDRHMLAFMRGMDEENVLTTAKHFPGHGATDLDSHKDLPLLSQSKSSFEKNDLVPFEKAITAGVKSVMVGHLEVPAYEPKRGLPATLSKNIITNLLKNQLGFQGLVITDAMNMHGVTKHFKTGPATLKAVQAGNDIILFPPDEAAAISAIYNAVETGKISESRIDYSVRKILAAKKWLHLDNNRFVNIDSVTNLLNKRSHIRLAQDIADKSITMVKNEGNLIPVDPSKYSSVACITLSDVSAPAPYYFENLVKEKFNNVKRVSLGKKSTGREFNEAMEAVRTSDLVLVPIFVKVRAFTGSVDMPEEEVKLVKALSEINKPVIFMSMGNPYILSNFPQAPNYLCSYGEPKVSQLAMLKALTGDIDITGRLPISIPNTPYKVGDGLSYERPLLKDISAEADTAFDFSGVDSVVKEGLADSVFPGAVVYVGYKGKVIYKKPFGNYTYGPGAQPMTTSAMFDLASVSKVIGTTTAAMILYDEGRLSLDKKVADYLPEFANHGKEDITVRNLLLHNAGFPADKPFYKMYKTHDEVARDIMNTALEYPTGTKFLYSDLSMITLQLVIEKISGMPLDQFLKKRVFEPLGMTHTMYNPPKNLRSLCVPTEVDNYWRMDTVRGTVHDENAAAMGGVAGHAGLFSTAGDISIFLQMMLNQGRYDHKQLIKPSTVELFTSKISGQSSRGLGWDTKAPTGSSAGSLLSPESFGHTGFTGTSVWADKKRDLFVVLLTNRVFPTRKNNKIIKFRPKLHDAVVKAISY
- a CDS encoding ABC transporter permease subunit; amino-acid sequence: MLTLISIELYKIFKKWRAYIGFIAITLLASLINVAIYLTADNNPSFALRSLGDQFVFAGNLLNGYAIANLTLQALYIHIPFLIVLVGGDLLAGEATGGTYRMLVTRPVSRFEIVTSKFIAAVIYTGLLIVWLAVMTLGLGLLIFGTGPLVAFKTKVVIFAANDVLWRFMAAYAFATLSMTVVITLAFLFSSLVENAIGPIVTTMAVIIIFLIISVIDIDLFDAVKPYLFTNYLTGWSYFFDDPVDYHALMKDAGVLALHIALFYGAALYIFSKKDILS
- a CDS encoding ABC transporter ATP-binding protein, with amino-acid sequence MESCLNSEQVIEVKGLTKQFREVRAVNNLDLNVYKGDVFGFLGPNGAGKSTTIRMLMSLIKPTSGSIKIFGLPLEHHRREILRKVGAIVEKPDFYLYLTAYKNLELLGRISGTDTSKKRIMEMLELVGLEKRFNSRVKTFSHGMKQRLGLAQALLHDPDLIVLDEPTTGLDPQGMKEIRDLILYLSREKGKTVFLSSHILSEVEIIATRMIIINKGTAKVEGTVDELLNSGVLKVTVQVNEPAGALSLLQSSRWAGYLESHANSDLFFNLRKEEIPELNKFLVEGNVAVNALIPMRSLEDYFLAITEGKE
- a CDS encoding AmpG family muropeptide MFS transporter; amino-acid sequence: MSKEKTDLAVENEAPAASSSAKNGKSGFRNPWAWVPSLYYAEGIPYAIVMLVSVIMYKDMGISNTDITFYTAWLNLPWVIKPLWSPFLDMFRKKRSWIISMQFLIGVGLAGVALTIPASAFFQYTIMFFFLLAFSSATHDIAADGFYMLGLDKHNQALYAGIRSTFYRIAMITAQGILVVIAGTLSKTMGVAGAWTIVFYIVTALFGLFAVYHFFMLPRPASDKPAVVDGSGSVMKNFVKTFALFFQKNKIVLILAFLLTYRLGEALLLSLVAPFLKDPRALGGLGLTTEQIGIVSGTVGVAGLLCGGIIGGIFSARVGLGKALWWMFAAINLPAWVYVMLSFTQPESIYAICVAVGFEQFCYGFGFTAYMLFMMYVCQGELKTSHYSIATGFMALSMMIPRMFAGKIEDMLGYQTFFIIAALAVVPAFLITRMLPYDPDFGKKTAEDAK